Proteins from one Staphylococcus sp. IVB6214 genomic window:
- a CDS encoding CYTH domain-containing protein, which yields MAIEQEIEFKQLLDKNTYITMKTAYFSDTQPFSQTNYYIDTPDFQLMSHKMALRIRVRSDKTNELTLKVPGEIGLTEYNYPTSYAPKTDAQLPEQIIPNDIRDVFVQYHIDASKLMILGYLTTHRLETATPSGLVVLDHSEYLGTEDFELEFEVADYHEGYKAFIQILDTYHLSHKAPLNKVQRFFKRRQSM from the coding sequence ATGGCGATTGAGCAAGAAATTGAATTCAAGCAACTATTAGATAAAAATACTTATATAACGATGAAAACTGCTTACTTTTCTGATACCCAACCTTTTAGTCAAACAAACTATTATATCGACACACCCGACTTCCAATTGATGTCACATAAAATGGCATTACGTATTCGTGTGCGATCAGATAAAACAAATGAATTAACACTGAAAGTTCCCGGTGAAATTGGATTAACAGAATACAATTATCCAACATCATATGCGCCAAAAACAGATGCACAACTGCCAGAACAAATCATCCCAAACGATATCCGTGATGTTTTTGTGCAGTATCATATTGATGCATCAAAGCTTATGATATTAGGATATCTTACGACACATCGGCTTGAAACAGCCACGCCTTCAGGACTAGTTGTATTAGATCATAGCGAATATTTAGGCACTGAAGATTTTGAATTAGAATTTGAAGTCGCTGATTATCATGAGGGTTACAAGGCATTCATTCAAATATTAGACACTTATCACTTAAGTCACAAAGCTCCCTTGAATAAGGTGCAACGTTTCTTCAAAAGACGCCAAAGCATGTAA
- a CDS encoding GTP pyrophosphokinase family protein, with amino-acid sequence MNQWDIFLAPYRQAIDELKIKLKGLRKQYEVTEHHSPIEFVTGRVKPITSIIDKANKRGIPFDHLAEEMYDIAGLRMMCQFVEDIDKVVELLRQREDFKVVEERDYISNTKQSGYRSYHVIIAYPIETLNGKTTILAEIQIRTLAMNFWATIEHTLRYKYDGDYPPEIQNRLERAAEAAFSLDEEMSEIKDEIQEAQKYYSKKRAHKHEDSEV; translated from the coding sequence ATGAATCAATGGGATATTTTTCTAGCACCTTATCGTCAAGCAATTGATGAGTTGAAAATTAAACTCAAAGGTTTGAGAAAGCAATATGAAGTGACGGAACATCACTCACCGATAGAGTTTGTGACAGGCCGTGTCAAACCAATTACGAGTATTATCGATAAGGCAAACAAAAGGGGCATTCCTTTCGATCACTTGGCAGAAGAGATGTATGACATCGCAGGTTTACGCATGATGTGTCAATTTGTAGAAGATATTGATAAAGTCGTAGAACTGTTGCGTCAACGTGAAGACTTCAAAGTGGTAGAGGAACGTGATTATATCAGCAATACAAAACAAAGTGGTTATCGTTCATATCATGTCATTATTGCTTATCCTATCGAAACATTGAATGGGAAAACAACAATCCTTGCAGAGATTCAAATTCGTACGTTGGCGATGAACTTTTGGGCAACGATTGAACATACATTGCGTTACAAGTATGACGGTGATTATCCACCGGAAATTCAAAATCGACTTGAGCGTGCAGCAGAAGCAGCCTTCTCTTTAGACGAAGAAATGTCTGAGATTAAGGATGAGATTCAAGAAGCACAGAAATATTATTCAAAAAAACGTGCACATAAGCATGAAGACAGTGAGGTGTAA
- a CDS encoding NAD kinase: MRYAILSKGDAKSEALKHKMMRHMQDFKMIEDKENPEIVISVGGDGTLLQAFHQYSHMLSRCAFVGIHTGHLGFYADWLPHEVEKLIIEIHNSEFQVIEYPLLEIIVRYNDDGYETRYLALNEATMKTENGTTLVVDLDIRGQHFERFRGDGLCVSTPSGSTAYNKALGGALIHPSLEAIQIAEIASINNRVFRTVGSPLVLPKHHTCHIKPVNHDVILTTIDHVSVKHKNVNAIQYRVANEKIRFARFRPFPFWKRVHDSFISSGEDV, translated from the coding sequence ATGCGCTATGCGATCCTTTCCAAAGGAGATGCTAAGTCAGAAGCACTCAAACATAAGATGATGAGACATATGCAAGATTTTAAGATGATAGAAGATAAAGAGAATCCTGAAATTGTCATCTCTGTCGGAGGAGACGGAACATTATTACAGGCATTCCATCAATATAGTCATATGTTATCTCGATGTGCATTTGTAGGTATACATACCGGCCACCTAGGCTTTTATGCTGACTGGTTACCACACGAAGTGGAAAAACTCATCATCGAAATTCACAACTCAGAATTCCAAGTGATCGAATACCCATTGTTAGAAATCATTGTCCGTTATAATGATGACGGCTATGAAACGCGCTATTTGGCACTTAACGAAGCAACGATGAAAACTGAGAATGGGACAACACTTGTCGTCGATCTAGATATTCGTGGTCAACACTTTGAACGCTTTCGTGGGGATGGTCTTTGCGTGTCAACACCATCAGGATCAACCGCATACAATAAGGCACTAGGTGGGGCACTCATACATCCGTCCTTAGAAGCAATCCAAATTGCGGAAATTGCATCGATTAACAACCGTGTGTTCCGAACAGTTGGATCACCGCTCGTACTACCTAAGCACCACACATGTCATATTAAACCTGTCAATCATGATGTCATCTTAACGACAATTGACCATGTCAGTGTGAAACATAAAAACGTCAATGCGATTCAATATCGTGTTGCGAATGAAAAGATACGCTTTGCACGATTCCGTCCATTCCCATTCTGGAAGCGTGTCCACGATTCATTCATTTCAAGTGGTGAAGATGTGTGA
- a CDS encoding RluA family pseudouridine synthase, which produces MIFSYCVTEVQTLKTFLYQQRFSKKTISAIKQHGALLVNQQPRTVRHLLQVGDEVIVRLPDEIPSTTLIPFNQPLRILYEDTWLLIVAKPAHQNSAPSREHPHESLVEQALAHMQRRKETGIPHIVTRLDRHTMGIVVIAKSRHVHHVMTLTAIEKIYECLCVGRITASGVIEAPIGRASDSIINRIVTKEGKYAKTLYTPIQTTGDYSWCRVTLLTGRTHQIRVHFQHIGHSIVGDGLYGVQHHHYDTQLLKCAEIKFIHPITDDIVHVKSETPDFGQILTTL; this is translated from the coding sequence GTGATATTTTCGTATTGTGTCACAGAAGTTCAGACGCTTAAAACCTTTTTATACCAACAACGTTTTTCGAAAAAGACGATTAGCGCCATAAAACAACATGGCGCTTTACTTGTGAATCAACAACCACGAACAGTGCGACATCTGTTACAAGTTGGTGATGAAGTTATCGTGCGGTTACCTGATGAGATTCCTAGTACAACACTTATTCCTTTTAATCAGCCACTGCGTATTTTATACGAAGATACGTGGTTGTTAATCGTTGCTAAGCCAGCGCATCAGAATAGTGCGCCATCACGTGAGCATCCACATGAAAGTCTAGTCGAGCAGGCGTTAGCGCATATGCAACGGCGAAAAGAAACGGGCATTCCGCATATCGTGACACGTTTAGATCGTCATACAATGGGAATTGTAGTGATAGCAAAATCACGTCATGTCCATCATGTTATGACATTGACTGCGATTGAAAAAATATATGAATGCCTGTGTGTCGGAAGAATAACAGCATCGGGTGTGATTGAAGCACCGATTGGTCGTGCATCAGACAGTATTATCAATCGCATCGTGACCAAAGAGGGAAAATATGCGAAAACTTTGTACACACCCATACAAACAACGGGCGATTATTCTTGGTGTCGTGTCACATTATTGACCGGGAGAACACATCAAATACGTGTGCATTTTCAACATATTGGACACAGTATTGTAGGGGATGGTTTATATGGTGTGCAACACCATCACTATGATACGCAATTGTTAAAGTGTGCAGAAATTAAATTTATACATCCTATCACTGATGACATCGTCCATGTAAAATCGGAAACACCCGATTTTGGACAAATACTTACAACGCTGTAA
- the mgtE gene encoding magnesium transporter encodes MSVENEMLIQDDEEQYNKPLLDDLIQKDDIDGFREEFLSMHAYDQSEYFEESDAEIRQKMYQYLSPEEVADFFEHLEIDESDYEDLFEEMNATYASHILEHMSYDNAVDILNELSKRKVASLLMLMDRDEAKEIKALLHYDEDTAGGIMTTEYISLTINTPVHEALMHVKAQAPDAETIYIIFVVDEQKKLVGVLSLRDLIIAENDAYIEDIMSERIISANVADDQEDVAQMMRDYDFIAMPVVDYQNHLLGIITIDDIVDVIDEEASEDYSRLAGVSDIDSTDDTIFQTALKRLPWLLILTVLGMITASILGSFEETLEKVALLAAFIPIISGMSGNSGTQSLAVSVRNISTGEINEKSKFKLALRESGSGFLTGITCAVSLCLIIIIIYQQPFLALIVGTSLTIAMTVGTTIGSVIPLFMNKLGIDPAVASGPFITTINDIVSMLIYFGLATSFMNYLI; translated from the coding sequence ATGTCAGTTGAAAATGAAATGTTAATCCAAGATGATGAAGAACAATACAATAAGCCACTGTTAGATGATTTGATTCAAAAAGATGATATTGATGGTTTTAGAGAAGAATTCTTATCAATGCATGCGTACGATCAGAGCGAATACTTTGAAGAAAGTGATGCAGAGATACGTCAGAAAATGTATCAGTACTTATCACCAGAAGAGGTTGCGGATTTCTTTGAACACTTAGAAATTGATGAGTCTGATTATGAAGATTTATTTGAAGAGATGAATGCGACATATGCCAGTCACATTTTAGAACACATGTCATACGATAACGCGGTAGACATATTAAATGAGTTGTCGAAGCGTAAAGTGGCAAGTCTTTTAATGTTAATGGATCGTGATGAAGCGAAAGAAATCAAAGCATTGCTTCATTATGATGAAGACACTGCCGGCGGTATTATGACAACGGAATATATTTCGTTAACAATTAATACGCCAGTTCACGAGGCATTAATGCATGTTAAGGCACAAGCACCAGATGCCGAAACAATCTATATCATTTTTGTCGTCGATGAACAGAAAAAACTTGTAGGTGTCTTATCGCTCAGAGATTTGATTATCGCTGAAAATGACGCATATATTGAAGATATTATGAGCGAGCGTATCATTAGCGCAAATGTTGCGGATGACCAAGAAGACGTTGCGCAAATGATGAGAGACTATGACTTTATCGCTATGCCAGTAGTAGATTATCAAAATCATCTACTCGGTATTATCACAATCGATGATATCGTCGACGTTATCGATGAAGAAGCAAGCGAAGACTACTCACGTTTAGCCGGGGTGTCAGACATCGATTCTACGGATGATACAATCTTCCAAACAGCACTTAAACGTCTGCCATGGTTATTGATCTTAACTGTACTTGGTATGATTACTGCATCTATACTTGGATCATTTGAAGAAACATTAGAGAAGGTTGCATTATTGGCTGCTTTTATTCCGATTATTAGCGGGATGTCAGGGAACTCTGGAACACAATCATTAGCCGTTTCAGTCCGTAATATTTCAACGGGTGAAATCAATGAGAAGAGTAAGTTTAAGTTGGCATTGCGTGAATCTGGAAGTGGATTTTTAACAGGTATCACATGTGCAGTGTCACTCTGTTTGATTATCATCATTATTTATCAACAGCCGTTTCTTGCATTGATTGTAGGAACGAGCTTAACAATTGCCATGACAGTAGGGACAACAATTGGTTCAGTTATTCCTCTGTTCATGAACAAATTAGGGATTGACCCGGCCGTAGCGAGTGGACCATTTATTACAACAATTAATGATATCGTGAGTATGTTGATCTACTTTGGTTTAGCAACATCATTCATGAACTATCTTATCTGA
- a CDS encoding monovalent cation:proton antiporter family protein has translation MEFVSLVVVIIAALLTPILLSKLKIAFLPVVVAEILMGIIIGNSFLNLVHRDEVLNILSTLGFIFLMFLSGLEIDFNAFKKDKSKKNQEASKEPSHLKLAMYVFMLIMIVSIILAYAFKWVGLIDDVLLMVIIISTISLGVVVPTLKEMNLMRTTIGQFILLVAVLADLGTMLLLTLYGAINASGGGTIWLIGILVVFTILFYFLGGLFKGAPLINKLMDGTTQIGIRAVFALIILLVALAEGVGAENILGAFLAGVVVSLLGPEQDLVEKLDSFGYGFFIPIFFIMVGVDLDIPSLIKEPMLLIIIPILIVTFVISKLIPVMVIRRWFDMKTTIASGFLLTSTLSLVIAAAKIAESLGTISEEISGIMILSAVITCVFVPIVFKRLIPIPDEMQRTIKVAMIGKNQLSIPIAQNLSSQLYDVTLYYRKDLTDHRTLSNDITMVEISDYESEMLKRLGLFDSDIVVCSTNDDEINRKVALMAKDYGVERVICRLETNDADQALRSKNIELFSNFQSNQILLKGMIETPNMLNLLSNVETSLYEIGMYNYAFDQMQLRNFPFGGDIIFVRIIRNNESIVPHGDTQLQYGDRLIVTGTKEYVDQLKIELEMF, from the coding sequence ATGGAATTTGTGTCACTTGTCGTCGTCATAATTGCGGCATTACTAACACCTATATTGCTCAGTAAGTTAAAAATCGCGTTTTTACCAGTCGTTGTTGCTGAGATTTTAATGGGAATTATCATTGGAAACTCTTTTTTAAATCTTGTGCATCGAGATGAAGTATTGAATATTCTATCGACACTTGGTTTTATCTTTTTAATGTTTTTGAGTGGTCTTGAAATTGACTTCAATGCCTTTAAAAAAGATAAATCGAAAAAAAATCAAGAAGCGAGCAAAGAACCTAGCCATTTGAAGTTAGCGATGTATGTTTTTATGCTTATCATGATTGTATCGATCATTCTGGCATACGCATTCAAATGGGTGGGTCTCATTGATGATGTATTGTTGATGGTGATTATTATCTCAACAATCTCTCTTGGTGTCGTTGTTCCAACATTGAAAGAAATGAATTTAATGCGTACAACGATTGGTCAGTTTATTCTATTAGTCGCTGTCCTAGCTGATTTAGGAACAATGTTGTTACTGACACTTTATGGTGCTATCAATGCATCCGGCGGTGGAACAATCTGGCTGATCGGTATTCTTGTCGTGTTTACTATCTTATTCTATTTTCTCGGTGGATTATTTAAAGGCGCACCATTGATTAATAAATTGATGGACGGTACAACACAAATAGGCATTCGTGCAGTCTTTGCACTGATTATCTTATTAGTTGCGCTTGCAGAAGGCGTTGGAGCCGAGAATATTCTAGGCGCATTTTTAGCAGGCGTCGTAGTGTCTTTACTCGGTCCAGAGCAAGACTTAGTCGAGAAGTTAGACTCATTCGGTTATGGGTTCTTCATTCCAATCTTCTTCATCATGGTTGGGGTTGACTTAGATATTCCGTCATTGATCAAAGAGCCAATGCTCTTAATTATCATTCCAATCTTAATTGTTACGTTTGTGATATCTAAGCTTATCCCAGTGATGGTTATTCGACGTTGGTTTGATATGAAAACGACGATTGCATCAGGATTTTTATTAACATCGACATTGTCACTTGTCATCGCAGCAGCCAAAATTGCTGAAAGTCTGGGAACAATCAGTGAAGAAATATCAGGCATTATGATTTTAAGTGCCGTCATCACATGTGTCTTTGTGCCGATTGTATTTAAACGTCTCATTCCAATTCCAGATGAGATGCAGAGAACAATCAAGGTGGCGATGATTGGGAAAAACCAACTGTCTATTCCTATTGCACAGAACTTGAGTTCACAGTTATATGATGTGACATTGTACTATCGCAAAGATTTAACTGATCACCGTACGCTTTCGAATGATATTACAATGGTTGAGATTTCGGATTATGAATCTGAAATGCTAAAACGACTTGGCTTATTTGATAGCGACATTGTCGTATGTTCAACGAATGATGATGAGATTAACCGTAAAGTAGCGTTAATGGCGAAGGATTATGGCGTAGAACGTGTCATCTGTCGTCTTGAAACGAATGATGCAGATCAGGCATTGCGCAGTAAAAATATTGAGTTATTCAGTAATTTCCAAAGTAACCAAATTTTACTTAAAGGCATGATTGAGACGCCGAACATGCTGAACTTGTTAAGCAATGTGGAGACATCGTTATACGAAATTGGAATGTACAATTACGCATTCGACCAAATGCAGTTGCGTAACTTCCCATTTGGCGGAGACATTATTTTTGTACGTATCATACGAAATAATGAATCGATCGTGCCACATGGTGATACGCAGTTACAATACGGTGACCGTCTCATTGTGACAGGTACGAAAGAATATGTGGATCAACTGAAAATTGAATTAGAAATGTTTTAA
- the fabI gene encoding enoyl-ACP reductase FabI produces MMNLENKTFVIMGIANKRSIAFGVAKILDQLGANLVFTYRKERSFKELDKLIDQLNQSAKRVYQIDVQSDDDVIKGFEQIGKDVGHIDGVFHSIAFANVEDLRGRYSDTSREGFLLAQDISSYSLTIVAREARKIMNDGGSIVTSSYIGGEFAVPNYNVMGVAKASLEASVKYLAADLGQDNIRVNAISAGPIRTLSARGVGDFNTILKEIEERAPLKRNVDQEEVGKTAAYLLSDFSSGVTGENIHVDAGFHAIR; encoded by the coding sequence GTGATGAATTTAGAAAATAAAACATTTGTAATCATGGGCATTGCGAATAAACGTAGTATCGCTTTTGGTGTTGCAAAAATATTAGACCAACTCGGTGCAAATCTCGTTTTTACATACCGTAAAGAAAGAAGTTTCAAAGAATTAGACAAATTGATCGACCAACTCAATCAATCAGCAAAGCGCGTTTATCAAATCGATGTTCAAAGTGATGATGATGTCATTAAGGGCTTTGAACAAATCGGCAAAGATGTCGGTCATATCGATGGTGTCTTTCATTCAATCGCTTTTGCAAACGTTGAAGACCTTCGTGGTCGCTATTCAGACACATCACGTGAAGGATTTCTACTCGCACAAGATATCAGTTCTTATTCACTTACAATTGTTGCGCGTGAAGCACGTAAAATTATGAATGATGGCGGCAGTATCGTTACATCAAGCTATATCGGCGGTGAATTCGCTGTACCTAACTACAATGTCATGGGTGTCGCAAAAGCAAGTTTAGAAGCTTCCGTCAAATATTTAGCTGCTGATCTCGGTCAAGACAACATTCGTGTTAACGCCATCTCTGCTGGCCCAATCCGAACATTGAGCGCACGTGGTGTTGGCGACTTCAACACCATTTTAAAAGAAATCGAAGAACGTGCCCCATTGAAACGCAATGTGGACCAGGAAGAAGTCGGTAAAACAGCTGCATATCTACTCAGCGACTTCTCATCAGGTGTGACAGGGGAAAACATCCATGTCGACGCAGGCTTCCACGCTATTCGCTAA
- a CDS encoding AI-2E family transporter, translating into MTNKAWFRTGVAVLLLFLIIKLFIEVNFIFKPIIVIVQSILLPLLISGFLFYICLPFQKMMEKRRVPRWASITIILLALTAIGGAIFGVVGPVIATQIENLIHQLPYLQKETQNLINFALDQRDKLPNEITEKINEMISKFGAMTSEILSNSLNIVTSVISTLFLLILVPFFLIYMLKDHERFIPAVARFFNGERKIFVVNLLKDLNQTLMSYIQGQVTVSLILGAILYAGYTIIGLEYTLLLVMFAIFANMIPFLGPWMAFLPAGILGIIQSPTTFIWVCVVTLIAQQLEGNVITPNVMGKSLNIHPLTIIVVILASGSLGGFVLILVAVPLYAVLKSIARNIYKYRHQIIHAAQKNVNDH; encoded by the coding sequence ATGACTAATAAAGCCTGGTTTCGAACTGGTGTAGCTGTTTTACTACTATTTTTAATCATAAAATTATTTATAGAAGTCAACTTTATATTCAAACCAATTATTGTTATCGTTCAATCAATTTTACTACCACTGCTCATTAGTGGATTTTTATTTTACATCTGTTTGCCATTCCAAAAAATGATGGAAAAACGTCGCGTACCAAGATGGGCAAGTATCACAATTATTTTATTAGCCCTCACTGCAATTGGTGGCGCAATTTTTGGTGTTGTAGGTCCAGTTATCGCAACACAAATCGAAAACTTGATTCATCAATTACCATATTTGCAAAAAGAAACACAAAATCTCATCAATTTTGCGTTAGATCAACGTGATAAGTTGCCAAATGAGATTACTGAGAAGATTAATGAGATGATTTCTAAATTTGGTGCAATGACATCAGAAATTTTATCAAATTCATTAAATATTGTTACAAGTGTTATCTCAACACTGTTCTTATTGATTTTAGTGCCATTCTTCTTAATTTATATGTTAAAAGATCACGAACGCTTTATTCCTGCTGTTGCACGTTTTTTTAATGGCGAACGCAAAATTTTCGTTGTGAACTTATTAAAAGATTTAAACCAAACATTAATGTCATATATTCAAGGACAAGTAACTGTCAGCCTAATTTTAGGGGCAATCTTATATGCCGGCTATACAATTATCGGTTTGGAATATACATTATTACTTGTTATGTTCGCTATTTTCGCTAACATGATCCCGTTCCTCGGACCGTGGATGGCATTTTTGCCTGCTGGTATTCTTGGTATTATCCAAAGTCCAACGACATTCATTTGGGTCTGTGTCGTGACATTAATCGCTCAACAATTAGAAGGAAATGTCATTACACCTAATGTTATGGGTAAATCATTGAACATTCACCCACTAACAATTATCGTTGTCATTTTAGCTTCTGGTAGTCTTGGTGGCTTTGTTCTTATCTTAGTTGCTGTGCCACTTTATGCTGTATTAAAGTCAATTGCACGTAACATCTACAAATATCGTCATCAAATTATTCATGCAGCACAAAAAAATGTTAATGATCACTAA
- a CDS encoding alanine/glycine:cation symporter family protein: MVETIVGWLNTIVWSKPLVFGLLFTGISFSLMTRFLQLRHFKEMIRLMFQGEKSPTGISSFQAIALSLAGRVGTGNIVGVSTAIFIGGPGAVFWMWITAFLGAGTAYVESALGQIFKREEEGEYRGGPAYYIEQGIQGKFGKVYGLLFALVTIVSVGLLLPGVQSNAIASSMHNAFGIPTWVIAVVLIIILALIIFGGVKWIATVATAVVPFMAIIYILMAVIIIVLNIQQVPALFALIFKSAFGMEAAFGGIIGAMIEIGVKRGLYSNEAGQGTGPHAAAAAEVSHPAKQGLVQAFSVYVDTLFVCTATALIILISGTYNTTDGTTTSDGSPRLIHDAGVYVQSADGSKDYSGTAMYAQAGIDKALQGSHYHFDPMFSGFGSYFIAIALFFFAFTTILAYYYIAETNVSFITNRLAKNQNKLWRNVIRVVLIGATGYGAIKTADVAWAMGDLGVGMMAWLNIIAIWLLIKPAMHSLKDFEAHKKQHGTAKTAIYQPNPKDVPNATFWLEDYPKRLREEGIELPKK; encoded by the coding sequence ATGGTAGAGACAATTGTGGGATGGCTGAATACAATTGTTTGGAGTAAACCACTTGTATTCGGATTGTTATTTACAGGTATTTCGTTTAGCTTAATGACACGGTTTTTGCAATTACGACATTTTAAAGAAATGATTCGGTTAATGTTCCAGGGGGAGAAGTCACCGACCGGAATTTCAAGTTTCCAAGCCATTGCCTTATCGTTGGCGGGTCGTGTCGGAACAGGTAATATCGTTGGGGTTTCAACAGCGATATTCATCGGGGGCCCTGGTGCAGTATTCTGGATGTGGATTACCGCATTTTTAGGTGCAGGTACAGCATATGTTGAGTCAGCACTTGGTCAAATATTCAAGCGAGAAGAAGAAGGCGAGTATCGCGGGGGACCTGCTTACTACATTGAACAAGGGATTCAAGGGAAGTTCGGTAAGGTATACGGGTTGCTATTCGCACTTGTGACAATCGTTTCAGTAGGACTCTTACTGCCAGGTGTACAATCAAACGCAATTGCAAGTTCAATGCACAATGCTTTTGGTATTCCAACTTGGGTTATCGCAGTGGTATTAATTATTATATTGGCACTCATCATTTTTGGTGGTGTTAAGTGGATTGCCACGGTTGCAACAGCAGTTGTACCTTTCATGGCAATTATTTATATTTTGATGGCTGTCATCATTATCGTATTAAATATTCAACAAGTACCAGCATTGTTCGCACTTATCTTCAAATCAGCATTCGGTATGGAAGCCGCATTTGGTGGTATCATCGGTGCAATGATTGAAATTGGTGTAAAACGTGGTTTATATTCAAACGAAGCTGGTCAAGGAACAGGGCCACATGCAGCAGCTGCAGCGGAAGTATCTCACCCTGCAAAACAAGGACTCGTACAAGCATTTTCAGTGTATGTCGATACACTATTCGTTTGTACAGCAACAGCGTTAATTATTTTAATTTCGGGTACATACAATACAACAGATGGAACAACGACGTCAGATGGTTCACCACGTCTGATACATGATGCAGGTGTATATGTTCAAAGTGCAGACGGTAGCAAGGACTACTCAGGAACTGCCATGTACGCGCAGGCAGGTATCGATAAAGCCCTTCAAGGATCTCATTATCATTTTGATCCTATGTTCTCAGGGTTCGGTTCATACTTCATTGCAATCGCATTGTTCTTCTTCGCTTTTACTACAATACTGGCATACTATTATATTGCCGAAACGAATGTAAGTTTTATTACCAATCGTTTGGCAAAAAATCAAAACAAGTTATGGCGTAATGTCATTCGTGTTGTTTTAATTGGTGCAACAGGATATGGTGCAATCAAAACAGCGGATGTAGCATGGGCGATGGGTGATCTCGGTGTAGGTATGATGGCATGGCTTAACATTATCGCAATTTGGTTATTAATCAAGCCGGCAATGCACTCATTGAAAGATTTTGAGGCACATAAAAAACAACATGGTACGGCAAAAACAGCAATCTATCAACCAAATCCAAAAGATGTACCAAATGCAACATTCTGGTTAGAGGACTACCCAAAACGTTTGCGTGAAGAAGGTATAGAATTGCCGAAAAAATAA
- a CDS encoding alpha/beta hydrolase-fold protein → MSEFQVGVVNKTQFTSQYLARDITLSIYLPEDYSEQERAKIIFCFDGRDFLQFGQIHRVYERLRQRNEVSRAIFVGFHYENVDNRRIEFHPQGDKAAATVQATVQEIIPWIEQTFSTDGQPEGRCLLGDSLAGSIALLSALSFPRVVNQVGMLSPHSDEVVLQLFERCQFKELLNVWHVIGKEEIDFQLPTNGKRADFLTPNRTLSTRIENSEAQYFYKELDGGHNWKTWKTVLPDMLKYFLSNQ, encoded by the coding sequence ATGTCAGAATTTCAAGTGGGCGTCGTTAACAAGACGCAGTTTACGAGTCAATATTTGGCACGTGACATCACGTTGTCTATTTATTTACCAGAAGATTATTCAGAACAGGAACGTGCTAAGATTATTTTTTGTTTTGATGGTAGAGATTTTTTACAGTTTGGTCAAATTCATCGTGTGTATGAAAGATTAAGACAACGAAATGAAGTCTCACGTGCAATATTTGTTGGTTTTCACTATGAAAATGTCGACAATCGTCGTATAGAGTTTCATCCACAAGGTGATAAAGCAGCAGCAACCGTCCAAGCAACGGTACAAGAGATCATTCCATGGATTGAGCAAACATTTTCGACAGATGGTCAGCCAGAAGGACGTTGTCTTCTCGGAGACAGCTTGGCAGGTAGTATTGCATTGTTAAGTGCACTTTCATTTCCACGTGTCGTCAATCAAGTAGGGATGCTGAGTCCACACAGTGACGAAGTCGTGCTACAATTATTCGAGCGCTGTCAGTTTAAAGAATTACTCAATGTTTGGCATGTAATTGGTAAAGAAGAGATTGACTTTCAATTGCCAACAAATGGAAAACGTGCTGACTTTTTGACACCGAATCGGACGTTAAGCACACGTATTGAAAATTCTGAAGCACAGTATTTTTATAAAGAATTAGATGGGGGACATAATTGGAAAACATGGAAAACTGTACTCCCTGACATGTTAAAATACTTTTTGAGTAACCAATAA